The following coding sequences are from one Streptomyces sp. NBC_01232 window:
- a CDS encoding ATP-binding protein, whose translation MTMHGNEQPAEALRPHAEDAFADELKALAAADDRPRPTRWKLSPWAVATYLLGGTLDDGTVITPKYVGPRRIVEVAVTTLATDRALLLLGVPGTAKTWVSEHLAAAVSGDSTLLVQGTAGTPEEAIRYGWNYARLLAHGPSREALVPSPVMRAMADGMTARVEELTRIPADVQDTLITVLSEKTLPIPELGEEVQAVRGFNLIATANDRDRGVNELSSALRRRFNTVVLPLPATADAEVDIVARRVDQMGRALDLPAAPEGLEEIRRVVTVFRELRDGVTGDGRTKVKSPSGTLSTAEAISVVTGGLALAAHFGDGVLRSSDVAAGILGAVVRDPAADKVVWQEYLETVVRERDGWKDFYRACREVTV comes from the coding sequence ATGACCATGCACGGGAACGAACAGCCGGCAGAGGCACTGCGACCGCACGCCGAGGACGCCTTCGCGGACGAACTGAAAGCCCTGGCGGCCGCCGACGACCGGCCCCGCCCGACCCGCTGGAAGCTCTCGCCCTGGGCCGTCGCCACGTACCTGCTCGGCGGCACGCTCGACGACGGCACGGTGATCACACCCAAGTACGTCGGGCCGCGCCGCATCGTCGAGGTCGCCGTCACCACCCTGGCGACCGACCGCGCCCTGCTCCTGCTCGGTGTCCCCGGCACCGCCAAGACCTGGGTGTCCGAACACCTCGCCGCCGCCGTCAGCGGAGACTCCACCCTCCTCGTCCAGGGCACCGCGGGCACCCCCGAGGAAGCCATCCGGTACGGCTGGAACTACGCCCGGCTGCTCGCCCACGGCCCCAGCCGCGAGGCGCTCGTCCCCAGCCCCGTCATGCGCGCCATGGCCGACGGCATGACCGCCCGCGTCGAGGAGCTCACCCGCATCCCCGCCGACGTCCAGGACACCCTCATCACCGTCCTGTCCGAGAAGACCCTCCCGATACCGGAGCTCGGCGAAGAGGTGCAGGCCGTGCGCGGCTTCAACCTCATCGCCACCGCCAACGACCGCGACCGCGGGGTCAACGAGCTCTCCAGCGCGCTGCGCCGCCGCTTCAACACCGTGGTGCTGCCACTGCCCGCCACCGCCGACGCCGAGGTCGACATCGTCGCCCGCCGCGTCGACCAGATGGGCCGCGCCCTCGACCTGCCGGCCGCGCCCGAAGGCCTGGAGGAGATCCGCCGGGTCGTCACCGTCTTCCGCGAGCTGCGCGACGGCGTCACCGGCGACGGCCGTACGAAGGTGAAGTCCCCCAGCGGCACGCTCTCCACCGCCGAGGCCATCTCCGTCGTCACCGGCGGCCTGGCCCTGGCCGCCCACTTCGGGGACGGCGTGCTGCGCTCCTCCGACGTGGCCGCCGGGATCCTCGGCGCCGTGGTCCGCGACCCGGCCGCCGACAAGGTGGTCTGGCAGGAGTACCTGGAGACCGTCGTCCGCGAGCGCGACGGCTGGAAGGACTTCTACCGGGCCTGCCGGGAGGTGACCGTATGA
- a CDS encoding DUF5682 family protein — MSPAAARARGPLLLGVRHHGPGSARAVRAALEEARPEAVLIEGPPEGDALLPLAADQGMRPPVALLAHAADDPGRAAFWPLAGFSPEWAAIRWAQEHDVPVRFIDLPAAHSLADGADRPEGEEPDAVRLDPLAVLAETAGYDDPERWWEDVVEHRGTGGGREDVLGAFEALGEAMGALREAYGDGGHHRDLVREAYMRQRMRAARREFGEAYAVVCGAWHVPALRARTTVAADKALLTGLPKVKVETTWVPWTHRRLARAGGYGAGITSPGWYAHLFTAPDRPVERWLTKVAGLLREEDRQVSSAHVIEAVRLAETLAAMRGRPLPGLTETLEAVRAVMCDGSDIPLALIEDRLVVGDVLGEVPDGAPVVPLQRDLTRQQRTLRLKAEAQDRELELDLRKDTDTAKSLLLHRLRLLGIGWGTPVASRAGTGTFRETWRLRWEPELSVRIAEAGIWGTTVLAAATAKAEADAAGAGELGEVTALAEQCLLAGLTQALPAVLRALADRAALDTDVARLAKALPALARSLRYGDVRGTDATALAVVAAGLAERICVALPSACTAGLDADAAAEMRGHVDGVHGAVGLLADADEGLRERWSAVLATLADRDTVPGLIRGRAARLLLDDGRLPPEETARLMGLALSPAASPADAAGWIEGFAGGSSGGGTLLVHDDRLLGLIDTWLVGVPERAFTDVLPLLRRTFGAYEPGVKRTLGELVRRGPGGFAAATLGAAAPEGFAPELDPVRADAVVGLVRMLLAG, encoded by the coding sequence ATGAGCCCGGCCGCCGCACGCGCCCGGGGACCGCTGCTCCTGGGCGTACGGCACCACGGGCCAGGCTCGGCCCGTGCCGTCCGGGCGGCCCTGGAGGAGGCCCGGCCCGAGGCGGTGCTGATCGAGGGCCCGCCCGAGGGGGACGCACTGCTTCCGCTCGCCGCGGACCAGGGGATGCGGCCGCCCGTCGCGCTCCTCGCGCACGCGGCGGACGACCCCGGGCGGGCCGCCTTCTGGCCGCTGGCCGGGTTCTCGCCCGAGTGGGCGGCCATCCGCTGGGCCCAGGAGCACGACGTCCCGGTCCGGTTCATCGACCTCCCGGCGGCGCACTCGCTCGCCGACGGAGCGGACCGGCCGGAGGGCGAGGAGCCGGACGCCGTCCGCCTGGACCCCCTGGCCGTGCTGGCCGAGACCGCCGGGTACGACGATCCCGAGCGCTGGTGGGAGGACGTGGTCGAGCACCGCGGCACCGGGGGCGGACGGGAGGACGTGCTCGGCGCCTTCGAGGCGCTCGGGGAGGCCATGGGAGCCCTGCGCGAGGCGTACGGCGACGGCGGCCACCACCGCGACCTGGTCCGCGAGGCATACATGCGGCAGCGGATGCGGGCCGCCCGCCGGGAGTTCGGCGAGGCCTACGCCGTGGTCTGCGGGGCCTGGCACGTCCCGGCGCTGCGCGCCAGGACCACCGTGGCCGCCGACAAGGCGCTGCTGACCGGCCTGCCCAAGGTCAAGGTGGAGACCACCTGGGTGCCCTGGACGCACCGCAGGCTCGCCCGGGCCGGCGGGTACGGCGCGGGCATCACCTCGCCCGGCTGGTACGCCCACCTCTTCACCGCGCCGGACCGGCCCGTGGAGCGGTGGCTGACCAAGGTCGCCGGACTGCTGCGCGAGGAGGACCGGCAGGTCTCCTCGGCGCACGTCATCGAGGCGGTCCGGCTGGCCGAGACCCTGGCCGCGATGCGCGGCAGGCCGCTGCCCGGCCTGACGGAGACCCTGGAAGCGGTCCGGGCGGTCATGTGCGACGGCTCCGACATACCGCTCGCACTGATCGAGGACCGGCTCGTCGTCGGCGACGTGCTCGGCGAGGTCCCGGACGGGGCCCCCGTCGTACCCCTGCAGCGGGACCTGACCCGGCAGCAGCGCACGCTGCGGCTCAAGGCCGAGGCGCAGGACCGCGAGCTGGAACTCGACCTGCGCAAGGACACCGACACGGCGAAGTCCCTGCTGCTGCACCGGCTCCGCCTCCTCGGCATCGGCTGGGGCACCCCGGTGGCCTCCCGGGCCGGCACCGGAACCTTCCGGGAGACCTGGCGGCTGCGGTGGGAACCGGAGCTGTCGGTGCGGATCGCCGAGGCCGGGATATGGGGAACGACCGTCCTGGCGGCGGCCACCGCCAAGGCCGAGGCCGACGCAGCCGGGGCCGGTGAGCTCGGCGAGGTGACGGCCCTGGCCGAACAGTGCCTGCTGGCCGGGCTCACGCAGGCACTGCCCGCCGTACTGCGGGCCCTCGCGGACCGGGCCGCGCTCGACACCGACGTGGCGCGGCTCGCCAAGGCCCTGCCGGCGCTCGCCCGCTCCCTGCGGTACGGGGACGTGCGCGGCACCGACGCGACGGCCCTCGCGGTCGTGGCGGCCGGGCTCGCCGAGCGGATATGCGTGGCCCTGCCCTCGGCCTGCACGGCCGGACTGGACGCCGACGCGGCCGCGGAGATGCGCGGTCACGTGGACGGGGTGCACGGGGCGGTCGGCCTGCTCGCGGATGCCGACGAAGGGCTGCGGGAGCGCTGGTCCGCGGTGCTCGCAACGCTGGCCGACCGGGACACCGTGCCGGGCCTGATCCGCGGCCGGGCGGCCCGGCTGCTCCTCGACGACGGGCGGCTGCCGCCCGAGGAGACGGCCCGGCTGATGGGGCTCGCCCTGTCCCCGGCGGCCTCCCCGGCGGACGCGGCCGGCTGGATCGAGGGCTTCGCGGGCGGGAGTTCGGGCGGGGGGACGCTGCTGGTCCACGACGACCGGCTGCTGGGGCTCATCGACACCTGGCTGGTGGGGGTGCCGGAGCGGGCGTTCACCGACGTACTCCCGCTGCTGCGGAGGACGTTCGGGGCGTACGAGCCGGGCGTGAAGCGGACCCTGGGAGAGCTGGTGCGACGTGGCCCGGGCGGCTTCGCCGCCGCGACCTTGGGGGCCGCGGCACCCGAGGGCTTCGCTCCGGAGCTGGACCCGGTCCGGGCGGACGCGGTGGTGGGGCTGGTGCGGATGCTGCTCGCCGGGTGA
- a CDS encoding VWA domain-containing protein, with protein MNGTDVSSGERYTADPAGGERLRRWRMVLGGGEADGTGCALTGRDAAMDAALGALYGGGGEAGSRRTSGARSAGLGGSAPNVARWLGDIRTYFPSSVVQVMQRDAIERLGLSTLLLEPEMLEAVEPDVHLVGTLLSLNKAMPETTRETARAVVRKVVEQLEKRLATRTRATLTGALDRSARISRPRHHDIDWNRTIRANLKNYLPEYRTVVPERLIGYGRAAQSVKKEVILCIDQSGSMAASVVYASVFGAVLASMRSIATRLVVFDTAVVDLTDQLDDPVDVLFGTQLGGGTDINRALAYCQSKITRPADTVVVLISDLYEGGIRNEMLKRVAAMKGAGVEFVTLLALSDEGAPAYDREHAAALAALGAPAFACTPDLFPEVMAAALEKRPLPTP; from the coding sequence ATGAACGGTACGGACGTGAGTTCGGGGGAGCGGTACACCGCCGATCCCGCCGGAGGCGAGCGGTTGCGGCGGTGGCGGATGGTGCTCGGCGGGGGAGAGGCCGACGGGACCGGCTGCGCGCTGACCGGGCGGGACGCGGCGATGGACGCCGCGCTCGGCGCGCTGTACGGCGGGGGCGGTGAGGCGGGCTCGCGCCGGACCTCGGGGGCGCGGTCGGCCGGGCTCGGCGGCTCCGCGCCGAATGTGGCCCGCTGGCTCGGGGACATCCGTACGTACTTCCCGAGCTCCGTGGTCCAGGTCATGCAGCGCGACGCCATCGAGCGGCTCGGCCTGTCCACCCTGTTGCTGGAGCCGGAGATGCTGGAGGCCGTCGAGCCCGACGTGCACCTGGTCGGCACCCTGCTCTCCCTGAACAAGGCGATGCCCGAGACGACGAGGGAGACGGCGCGGGCCGTGGTCCGCAAGGTGGTCGAACAGCTGGAGAAGCGGCTGGCGACCCGTACCCGGGCCACCCTCACCGGCGCCCTCGACCGCTCCGCGCGGATCAGTCGTCCCCGTCACCACGACATCGACTGGAACCGCACCATCCGGGCCAACCTCAAGAACTACCTGCCCGAGTACCGCACCGTCGTACCCGAGCGGCTGATCGGTTACGGCCGGGCGGCGCAATCCGTGAAGAAGGAGGTGATCCTCTGCATCGACCAGTCGGGCTCGATGGCGGCCTCCGTCGTCTACGCCTCCGTATTCGGCGCGGTCCTCGCCTCCATGCGCTCGATCGCCACCCGTCTGGTCGTCTTCGACACGGCGGTCGTCGACCTGACCGACCAGCTCGACGACCCGGTCGACGTCCTCTTCGGCACCCAATTGGGCGGTGGCACCGACATCAACCGCGCCCTCGCCTACTGCCAGTCGAAGATCACCCGGCCCGCGGACACCGTCGTCGTCCTGATCAGCGACCTCTACGAGGGCGGCATACGCAACGAGATGCTGAAGAGGGTCGCCGCGATGAAGGGGGCGGGCGTCGAGTTCGTGACCCTGCTGGCGCTGTCCGACGAGGGCGCCCCGGCCTACGACCGCGAGCACGCCGCAGCCCTTGCGGCGCTCGGGGCTCCGGCCTTCGCCTGTACTCCCGACCTCTTCCCGGAGGTGATGGCCGCGGCCCTGGAGAAGCGCCCTCTGCCGACCCCTTGA
- the sucC gene encoding ADP-forming succinate--CoA ligase subunit beta — MDLFEYQARDLFAKHGVPVLAGEVIDTPEAAREATERLGGKSVVKAQVKVGGRGKAGGVKLAATPDEAVARATDILGMDIKGHTVHKVMIAETAPEILEEYYVSYLLDRTNRTFLAMASVAGGMDIEQVAEETPEKLAKVPVNANEGVTIEKAREIVALAQFPAEVAEKVAEVLVTLWATFIAEDALLVEVNPLAKVANGDVIALDGKVSLDENAEFRQPGHEEFVDHAAANPLEAAAKAKNLNYVKLDGEVGIIGNGAGLVMSTLDVVAYAGENHGGVKPANFLDIGGGASAAVMANGLEIILGDPDVKSVFVNVFGGITACDEVANGIVQALQLLADKGEAVTKPLVVRLDGNNAELGRKILSDANHPLVQRVDTMDGAADKAAELAAAK; from the coding sequence GTGGACCTGTTCGAGTACCAGGCGAGGGACCTCTTCGCCAAGCACGGTGTACCGGTGCTGGCCGGTGAAGTCATCGACACGCCTGAGGCGGCTCGCGAGGCCACCGAGCGGCTGGGCGGCAAGTCGGTCGTCAAGGCGCAGGTGAAGGTCGGCGGCCGCGGCAAGGCCGGCGGCGTGAAGCTGGCCGCCACCCCGGACGAGGCCGTCGCCCGGGCGACGGACATCCTCGGCATGGACATCAAGGGCCACACGGTCCACAAGGTGATGATCGCCGAGACGGCCCCCGAGATCCTCGAGGAGTACTACGTCTCGTACCTCCTCGACCGGACCAACCGCACCTTCCTCGCCATGGCGTCCGTCGCGGGCGGCATGGACATCGAGCAGGTCGCCGAGGAGACCCCGGAGAAGCTCGCCAAGGTCCCGGTGAACGCCAACGAGGGCGTGACCATCGAGAAGGCCCGCGAGATCGTCGCCCTGGCGCAGTTCCCGGCCGAGGTCGCCGAGAAGGTCGCCGAGGTCCTCGTCACCCTGTGGGCGACCTTCATCGCCGAGGATGCGCTCCTCGTCGAGGTCAACCCGCTCGCGAAGGTCGCCAACGGCGACGTCATCGCGCTCGACGGCAAGGTCTCGCTCGACGAGAACGCCGAGTTCCGCCAGCCGGGTCACGAGGAGTTCGTGGACCACGCGGCCGCGAACCCGCTCGAGGCCGCCGCCAAGGCGAAGAACCTCAACTACGTCAAGCTCGACGGTGAGGTCGGCATCATCGGCAACGGCGCGGGTCTCGTCATGAGCACCCTCGACGTCGTCGCCTACGCCGGCGAGAACCACGGTGGCGTCAAGCCCGCCAACTTCCTGGACATCGGCGGTGGCGCCTCCGCCGCCGTCATGGCCAACGGTCTCGAGATCATCCTCGGCGACCCGGACGTCAAGTCCGTCTTCGTCAACGTCTTCGGCGGCATCACCGCGTGCGACGAGGTCGCCAACGGCATCGTCCAGGCGCTGCAGCTGCTCGCGGACAAGGGCGAGGCGGTCACCAAGCCGCTGGTCGTCCGTCTCGACGGCAACAACGCCGAGCTGGGTCGCAAGATCCTCTCGGACGCCAACCACCCGCTGGTCCAGCGCGTGGACACCATGGACGGCGCGGCCGACAAGGCCGCCGAGCTCGCGGCTGCGAAGTAA
- the sucD gene encoding succinate--CoA ligase subunit alpha, which produces MAIFLNKDSKVIVQGMTGATGMKHTKLMLADGTNIVGGVNPRKAGTTVDFDGTEVPVFGSVAEAMEKTGANVSVLFVPPAFAKAAVVEAIDAEIPLAVVITEGIAVHDSAAFWAYATAKGNKTRIIGPNCPGLITPGQSNAGIIPGDITKPGKIGLVSKSGTLTYQMMYELRDIGFTSAVGIGGDPVIGTTHIDALEAFEADPDTELIVMIGEIGGDAEERAADFIAKNVTKPVVGYVAGFTAPEGKTMGHAGAIVSGSSGTAQAKKEALEAAGVKVGKTPTETAKLAREILAAK; this is translated from the coding sequence ATGGCTATCTTCCTCAACAAGGACAGCAAGGTCATCGTCCAGGGCATGACCGGTGCCACGGGCATGAAGCACACCAAGCTGATGCTGGCTGACGGCACCAACATCGTCGGCGGCGTGAACCCGCGCAAGGCCGGCACGACCGTCGACTTCGACGGCACCGAGGTCCCGGTCTTCGGCTCCGTCGCCGAGGCGATGGAGAAGACGGGCGCCAACGTCTCCGTCCTCTTCGTCCCGCCGGCCTTCGCCAAGGCCGCCGTGGTCGAGGCGATCGACGCCGAGATCCCGCTCGCCGTCGTCATCACCGAGGGCATCGCGGTGCACGACTCCGCCGCCTTCTGGGCGTACGCGACCGCCAAGGGCAACAAGACCCGGATCATCGGCCCGAACTGCCCGGGTCTGATCACCCCCGGCCAGTCCAACGCCGGCATCATCCCGGGCGACATCACCAAGCCCGGCAAGATCGGTCTCGTGTCCAAGTCGGGCACGCTGACCTACCAGATGATGTACGAGCTCCGTGACATCGGCTTCACCTCCGCCGTCGGCATCGGTGGCGACCCGGTCATCGGCACCACGCACATCGACGCCCTGGAGGCCTTCGAGGCCGACCCGGACACCGAGCTGATCGTCATGATCGGTGAGATCGGCGGCGACGCCGAGGAGCGTGCGGCGGACTTCATCGCGAAGAACGTCACCAAGCCGGTCGTCGGCTACGTCGCGGGCTTCACCGCCCCCGAGGGCAAGACCATGGGCCACGCCGGCGCCATCGTCTCCGGCTCCTCCGGCACCGCGCAGGCCAAGAAGGAGGCCCTCGAGGCCGCCGGTGTGAAGGTCGGCAAGACGCCGACCGAGACCGCCAAGCTGGCGCGCGAGATCCTCGCCGCCAAGTAA
- a CDS encoding helix-turn-helix domain-containing protein, whose translation MTRSVETTSSEDSELSLPAPKERRRLREAAELTHDEVAAAVGVTAATIRSWESGRTAPRGRKRETYTRFLADLAVRPEPAESSGPGEAEAEAEAGAGAGAKARAGAAKAPPADPPADPPAEPPGPPGTAEHPAPVPVPAPVPVALAVADAVEGPADAFDALYAHAARDLARQAYLLTGRRALALEVVEKAFTQAWGRWPEVTADPDPVGWVRTIVYEYALSPWHRFRRAHRHPDQPPAEPADRILLDALLSLPAVHRRTVLLYDGVGLDLPDTAAETEATTPTAGNRLVRAHADLADRIPELADVPPEKQSALLRDLLTALQPAVELDPRPAAAVRGGGERRTRMWTRATLSLTAMIAVSTTYTLMTAPTQYEPPLAPGESVSGVPPLSGPQQPTERSRQLRDKLLADPEAGPARIAPRIE comes from the coding sequence ATGACACGAAGCGTCGAGACGACCTCCTCAGAGGACTCGGAGCTGAGCCTGCCCGCGCCGAAGGAGCGCCGCAGACTGCGCGAGGCGGCGGAACTGACTCACGACGAGGTCGCCGCGGCCGTGGGCGTCACCGCGGCGACGATCCGCTCCTGGGAATCGGGCCGTACGGCCCCCCGCGGGCGCAAGCGCGAGACGTACACGCGCTTCCTGGCCGACCTCGCGGTGCGGCCGGAGCCCGCCGAGTCCAGCGGGCCCGGCGAGGCGGAGGCGGAAGCGGAAGCGGGGGCGGGCGCGGGGGCGAAAGCGAGGGCGGGCGCGGCGAAGGCACCCCCGGCGGACCCACCCGCGGACCCGCCGGCGGAGCCCCCCGGACCTCCCGGAACCGCCGAGCACCCCGCACCCGTGCCCGTACCCGCACCCGTACCGGTCGCGCTCGCCGTCGCCGACGCCGTCGAGGGACCGGCCGACGCCTTCGACGCCCTCTACGCCCACGCCGCCCGCGACCTCGCCCGGCAGGCCTACCTGCTCACCGGCCGCCGGGCGCTCGCCCTGGAGGTCGTCGAGAAGGCCTTCACCCAGGCCTGGGGACGCTGGCCCGAGGTCACCGCCGACCCGGATCCGGTCGGCTGGGTGCGCACGATCGTGTACGAGTACGCACTCTCCCCCTGGCACCGGTTCCGGCGCGCCCACCGCCACCCCGACCAGCCCCCCGCCGAGCCCGCCGACCGGATCCTGCTCGACGCCCTGCTCTCGCTGCCCGCCGTGCACCGCCGTACCGTCCTGCTCTACGACGGCGTCGGCCTCGACCTCCCCGACACCGCCGCCGAGACCGAGGCCACCACCCCCACCGCCGGCAACCGGCTCGTGCGCGCGCACGCCGACCTCGCCGACCGGATCCCCGAACTGGCCGACGTACCGCCGGAGAAGCAGTCCGCGCTGCTGCGCGACCTGCTCACCGCCCTGCAACCGGCGGTCGAGCTCGACCCGCGCCCGGCGGCGGCCGTCCGCGGCGGTGGCGAGCGGCGCACCCGGATGTGGACCCGGGCCACCCTCAGCCTCACGGCGATGATCGCCGTCTCGACCACCTACACGCTCATGACCGCGCCCACCCAGTACGAGCCCCCGCTGGCACCCGGTGAGAGCGTCTCCGGCGTGCCCCCGCTCAGCGGCCCCCAGCAGCCCACCGAGCGGAGCAGACAGCTCCGCGACAAGCTGCTCGCCGACCCGGAGGCCGGACCGGCGCGGATCGCCCCGCGGATCGAATGA
- a CDS encoding cell division protein PerM, whose translation MTQVTERGTPLSAAPRAGVRRRSPAAAACVVGGAVAAGLGLGFLAVLVIVLWISSPYPDSGPGGALHLAAGLWLLAHGTELVRYDTLSGVPAPVGVTPLLLVALPVLLIRRAARLGSAAEEEDEEVLPAGAVFSAVLCGYLAVGALATAYAAGGPMSADPISAAWHVPLVAVLAAAGGVWAARGRPLGPLPSWVPGGVRRAIVRPRYALALRAGAGGALVLLGGGALVVGASLAWHGAEVQASFLSLTGVWSGRFAVLLLALTLIPNAMIWGAAYALGPGFALGSDTTATPLGFPGAPGLPRFPLLAALPSEGPGTPLTWAVAVVPVVAGLAVGWFAVRRAREVSYGETALTAALGAVVCGLVTAGLAAAAAGPMGSGRLAVFGPVWWATGAAAFAWTGALAVPVAVAVHAWRTRPAMGPAAPDGEDPVDDGWHDSGVREVRWAAMRKAAGTLIPDIAVAPAVASAVAPAVAPAAEPAVVPVAVPVPVNVPAPAPVAGRVRRAVTVVSGLDLDPGLLPAKPAGPVSAPLAPPVVGARVLARRKPPPE comes from the coding sequence GTGACCCAAGTGACCGAACGCGGGACCCCGTTGTCAGCGGCCCCGCGAGCCGGCGTGCGGCGCCGTTCGCCGGCCGCCGCCGCATGCGTCGTGGGCGGCGCCGTGGCGGCCGGACTCGGGCTCGGCTTCCTCGCCGTGCTCGTCATCGTGCTGTGGATCAGCTCCCCCTACCCCGACAGCGGCCCCGGCGGGGCCCTGCACCTGGCCGCCGGGCTGTGGCTGCTCGCCCACGGGACCGAGCTGGTCCGGTACGACACCCTGTCCGGCGTGCCCGCGCCCGTCGGGGTGACGCCCCTGCTCCTCGTCGCCCTGCCCGTGCTGCTCATCCGTCGGGCCGCCCGGCTCGGGAGCGCCGCCGAGGAGGAGGACGAGGAGGTGCTGCCCGCCGGAGCGGTGTTCTCGGCCGTGCTCTGCGGATACCTCGCCGTCGGCGCCCTCGCCACGGCGTACGCCGCGGGCGGCCCCATGTCGGCCGACCCCATCAGCGCGGCCTGGCACGTCCCGCTGGTCGCCGTACTCGCGGCCGCCGGCGGGGTGTGGGCGGCCCGGGGGCGTCCGCTCGGTCCGCTGCCGTCCTGGGTGCCAGGGGGCGTACGGAGGGCCATTGTGCGCCCCCGCTACGCGCTGGCGCTCCGGGCGGGCGCGGGCGGGGCCCTGGTGCTCCTGGGCGGTGGTGCGCTGGTCGTGGGCGCCTCGCTCGCGTGGCACGGCGCCGAGGTCCAGGCCTCGTTCCTGTCGTTGACCGGCGTGTGGTCAGGCCGCTTCGCCGTCCTGCTGCTCGCCCTCACGCTGATCCCGAACGCCATGATCTGGGGCGCGGCCTATGCGCTCGGGCCCGGCTTCGCCCTCGGCTCCGACACGACGGCCACCCCGCTCGGCTTCCCTGGCGCGCCCGGGCTGCCCCGTTTCCCGTTGCTGGCCGCGCTCCCGTCCGAGGGGCCCGGGACTCCGCTGACCTGGGCGGTCGCCGTGGTGCCGGTGGTCGCGGGGCTCGCCGTGGGCTGGTTCGCGGTACGCCGGGCACGCGAGGTCTCGTACGGGGAGACCGCACTCACCGCGGCCCTGGGCGCGGTCGTGTGCGGGCTGGTGACGGCCGGACTCGCCGCGGCCGCGGCGGGGCCGATGGGATCGGGGCGGCTGGCCGTGTTCGGGCCGGTGTGGTGGGCCACCGGCGCGGCGGCCTTCGCCTGGACGGGGGCGCTGGCCGTGCCGGTTGCGGTGGCGGTGCACGCGTGGCGGACCCGCCCGGCGATGGGGCCGGCGGCCCCGGACGGCGAGGATCCGGTGGACGACGGCTGGCACGACAGCGGGGTGCGGGAGGTCCGGTGGGCGGCGATGCGGAAGGCGGCGGGGACGCTGATCCCGGACATCGCGGTGGCGCCTGCCGTTGCGTCTGCCGTTGCGCCTGCCGTCGCGCCTGCGGCGGAGCCCGCGGTGGTGCCGGTGGCGGTGCCTGTGCCTGTGAATGTGCCTGCGCCTGCGCCGGTGGCGGGGCGGGTGCGGCGGGCGGTGACCGTGGTGTCGGGGCTGGATCTGGATCCCGGCCTGCTCCCCGCGAAGCCGGCCGGGCCGGTGTCAGCGCCGTTGGCTCCGCCTGTGGTGGGGGCGCGGGTGCTGGCCCGGCGGAAACCGCCACCGGAGTAG
- a CDS encoding VOC family protein has product MATRLVQINMKAQDDSALGRFWAEALGWGVDSEGPGVTNLEPAGFAYPDPVAVCIDIIARPEIKTVKNRVHLDLATTSTAHQAELVARLTDLGATLADVGQGDVPWTVMADPEGNEFCVLEPRPVYRDTGPIAAVVVDCADPRGMARFWGQAMDWTLHEVADDHATMRSAKGVGPYLEFLRTPDIKSGWNRVHLDVRPYAGDDPAAEAARLRALGATDPDFDRSAISWTILADPEGNEFCLLAPR; this is encoded by the coding sequence ATGGCAACGCGACTTGTGCAGATCAATATGAAGGCTCAGGACGACTCGGCACTCGGCCGGTTCTGGGCGGAGGCACTCGGCTGGGGGGTCGACAGCGAGGGTCCCGGCGTGACCAACCTCGAACCCGCGGGCTTTGCCTACCCCGACCCCGTGGCCGTTTGCATCGACATCATCGCCCGCCCGGAGATCAAAACGGTCAAGAACCGTGTGCACCTCGATCTGGCCACCACCTCGACCGCCCATCAGGCGGAGTTGGTCGCGCGCTTGACGGATCTCGGCGCGACGCTCGCCGACGTGGGGCAGGGCGACGTCCCCTGGACGGTCATGGCCGACCCGGAAGGCAACGAGTTCTGCGTCCTGGAGCCCCGGCCGGTCTACCGGGACACCGGGCCGATCGCCGCGGTGGTGGTCGACTGCGCCGACCCGCGGGGGATGGCCCGGTTCTGGGGCCAGGCGATGGACTGGACGCTGCACGAGGTCGCCGACGACCACGCGACCATGCGCTCCGCCAAGGGTGTCGGCCCCTACCTGGAGTTCCTCCGCACTCCCGACATCAAGAGCGGGTGGAACCGCGTCCACCTCGACGTCCGCCCCTACGCCGGTGACGATCCGGCCGCAGAGGCGGCCCGGCTGCGCGCCCTGGGCGCCACCGACCCCGACTTCGATCGGTCCGCCATCTCCTGGACGATTCTGGCGGATCCGGAAGGCAACGAGTTCTGCCTCCTGGCGCCTCGCTGA